AGCAAATGTTTATTTTGCAAATGAAAAAGTATTACGAAATATAACTGATGACAATTTTTTCAATATTATTGAAAATGAATTGATAATACATTTTCCAGAATTATCTAAAGTTATCTCTTGCTATAAAGATGTAAATAAGTCTTTAAGTTTATTAAAAGATGCCGAGCAAATTAATGAAGAAATTATAAAACAAAGACAAGAAGCAGATGAGCTTTGTAAGACTAAATTAAACGAATTAATTCCTTTTACTTTAATTAATAGTATTTTAGAGAATAATTTATTATGTGACTTTAAAATTGAATATTCTTTTAAAGAATCAAATATAGACATAAATAAAAAATTTCATTCACCTCTTATAAATTTTAAGATTATGAATATTGATGATAGAGGAGATTTCAGAAATCATTTTAATGAGGCAAAATTAAAACTAATTTCTATTGCAGTTTATTTTGCACTTGTAAAAAAGAACCAAACACAAAATGAATTAAAACTTTTAATACTTGATGATTTTCTTACTAGTTTAGATATGGCAAATAGAAAAAAGATTGCACGTTTTATTATTGATGATTTTGAAGAATATCAAATTATTATTTTAACTCATAATATACAATTTAATAATTTATTAAAAAAGATGATTAACCCTACACGTTGGGATACAAAAATTTTATTTACAATGAAAGAAGATGATTTAATTGTTGCAAAAGTAAAAGATAAAAATGATAATTATATTGAAGAAGCAAAAAATTTTATAAATACTCCTAATTATGATTTAGCAATTGCAGGTAACTTATTACGAAAAGCATTTGAAGGTATTGTAAATGAATTTGAACAACTATTAGAAATTGGAAAAGTGGAAAGATTGCAAAAAGTATTGGAAGCGCTAGAGAATGACGATTCTTATTTTTATGATACTCCACATGAAGTATTAGAAACATTGATTAAAGATTTTGAAAATATGTTTCAAAATACTCAACAACCCGATGATGCAAAAATCCGCCAAATCAAAAATAAAATAAATGCTATTAAAAATAATAAAATTACATTCAAAATAGAAGATGGTACTGAGAAAAGTTACCACTTATTGAAAAGAACCGAATTTTATAAAAATATTTTAATGAACCCTAGTTCACATAATGATTCAGAGACAGAAATCTATAAAGAAGAATGTGAAAATACAATTTTTTTGTTAGAAGAATTGAATAAATTATTAGAAAAGTTAAAAGAAAATTAATTTCATGTAAAATAAAATCCAGAATTTTATAAACTAGTATTTTTATATCTAATAAGTTTATAATAGGATAAATAAATTTAAATATTATTTGTAGAAATACTTAAACAATCAACATAAAATTAATTCATTTTTTATATGGACTAATTATCATTTCTTTAAATTCAGAAATAGTAAGAAATTCTGTATCAATATTTAATAAAGAATAAATAAATTTTCCACGTTTGATTAATTTCTTATCATTTGTAATAAAATACTTACATTTCCAAGCGTGTTTTAAATGCTCAGTATCTTGATAGCTACTTTTTATTTTTTGTTCTTCAGTATCCGTCTCAAAATTGATAAAATCTAATATTTCACACAAATTATCTATTTTATCAATGCAATCAAAATCATTATTTGTTTTGATATAACCTGATATTAATTCTTCTAAGCCAAAAGAATAATTCTTAAATTTAATATAACTAGATAATTCTTCTTCAATTGTCTTTTCATTTCTATTTCTTGAACTTAAAGATTTAATATCAATATTCTCAAAAAAGGCTTTTAAATTAGCATTTATTTTTTGATAAAATGGATTCTTTTCATTTCTCCTGAAATTTGGATATGCATTTTGATTATATAAAAACCAATAGAGCTTTAAACTTTCAGCAGCTCTTGTTACTTCTTGCCATAAAAGTACTCGATTAACTATAGAATCTATTTCTTCAGATACATAACTTAATTTATCTTTATATTTAGCTAATAAAATATTATTTGTTAGACAACTAATATGTTCAAAATATTCTTTTAAAAAAACTTTATTCATTTTTATTCCATCTTCAATGAGATAAGGGCTAAAAATAAATTGGTACTTAGCTTTTTCCTTAATATTTTTAATTTGTTTTTTTAAACTATTATTTTTAATATACTCACCTATAAAATTTTGGTCTATATAAAAAGTTGTATATTCTTCTGCAAATACTACCATATTTTGTGATAGTTTTTGCTTTTGAGGTAATTCAGAATGATTTAAAATCACATCATGAAGTTCTATGATTTTATGGTTATAAAAAGCAAGTTTTAAAAATGTGATACTACTACTTATTTCAGAAAAATATTTATTATATACATTTATTTTACTATTGTTTAAGTGCTTTTTTACATGTTCTGGATTGGAAACTAGGTTTATTGCTATTTCTATATGATGAACTAAATCACTCAAATTTAATTCTTTTAGAACATCTTCAATAAATGTTTTATACAAATCATTTATACGAATGATCTCATCAGAGAAATTAAGAATAATTTTATTAACTAACTGATAGTCTAAGCATCCTTTACATCTATTTTCACAAATATATCTATGATGTAATACTTCTTCTAACTGAGAAATCACTAAATATTCTTCCGAAAATCTATTATGTTGATATGAATTAATGTTTCTAACAATATTTTCAATTAAAATTTTTAAAATATAACTAATAGCTAATTTTAATTCACATGATGTTTTTTGCATTTATTAAATACCTTTATTTCAATAGAGACAGACAATTCTATCAATACTTAATTTAATAATGAATATTTTCTAATTTTATTACCTGTACTTTATATAAAATTCTCTGCTAACTTAGGATAAATCATATTATCATTTTTTAGTATACATATTAATATAGAAAATTTAACTTATTATATCGTACAATAACAATATATAATCGCAATAAAAGGCAAACTTAATATGAAAATACATTCTCAAATTTTAATGAATATGACATATTTAATAAAAAAGCATAAAATAACACTTCTTTTGAAGTGTTATTTATTTTCACTCAGCCAAATCTATATTTATACCTTGTTTTAAAAGTTCATCTTGTCTAACTTTTAAATAATCCAAATAGCTTTTTGGATATTTTTCATAAAATTTACCACTTACATATCTAAGCACTTCTTTAAAATGAAATGAATATAAAAGTGCATCTATTGTTGATATTAATTTTTTATTATCGTATAGTAAAACGCCTGGTCTATAATCTAAATTGATTTTTTGAGCCCACTCTTTAGGTGTTGTTTTATTTCCATCAACATCAATAATCTCTTTTGTACTATTTGCATCTAATCTTACAACTGTGAATTTTTTAAATTCATTTATTACATCTTTATTTTTCAAAACTTTATCATTAAAATAATCACATTGAGTACAACTCCCATCTTCAAAAATTACTGCAAGTGGTGAAGTTATTTTTGATAAATCATTAATATTTTTAAACATTTTATTCTCTTTAAATGTATAAAGAGTTTGTTTCTCTATTTTGTTTACATACTCTGTTAAACTCATGTTTTTATAATGTTCACCTTGAACATATTCTAAAATATATTTAAAATCACTTGGACTTCTATATCCATTTACTCTTACAACTATTTCCTTATTTTCATTAAAAAATAAAATAGTTGGACTATATTGGATTTCTAATTTTGTTGCTAACTCTTTTTCTGTTAATGTAGTATCATCAATCCAAGTAACTTCTCTACTACCTTTTACATTTAATTCAATTACGTCGAAATATTTTTTTATAAATTCACTTGTTTTATTCTCTTTTATAAAATTTTCTTTTAACATTTTTGCACAATAAGGGCAACCTTCTAAATCAAGAAATATCATATAATGTCTATTTTTAGATTTTGCCTCTTCAATATCTTCATTGATATCCAAAAAACTCTCTTTAAACCAACTTGGTATTTCATGCATTGAACCACCTACGATTTTCCCTTCTTGAGCATTTATACTCATATTAAAAAATACACTTATAAATAAAAGTATAATAACTCTTTTAAATGATACTTTCATAATTTTTCCTTATTTTATTTTTATAAATTCTATTTAATTAAACATTAATATCTCAAAAATATCTATAAATTTAATAAATTTATTTTTATTCTTTTCTTTTAGATACAATTTTGTAATTTTAAGGCTTTTATTTATTTTATTTTTATAAAATAAAACTAATTTTAATAATTTA
The genomic region above belongs to Arcobacter ellisii and contains:
- a CDS encoding AAA family ATPase → MKIKKIIIENFKFHHHLEFEIRNNNNCLIYGENGSGKSSIYEALYSNFYYYKNKKIANGIIKIRDTFLHRDFPSGNFKVNILFNNSINFNRTDETLSNDTLLLEPESNPEQGKANVYFANEKVLRNITDDNFFNIIENELIIHFPELSKVISCYKDVNKSLSLLKDAEQINEEIIKQRQEADELCKTKLNELIPFTLINSILENNLLCDFKIEYSFKESNIDINKKFHSPLINFKIMNIDDRGDFRNHFNEAKLKLISIAVYFALVKKNQTQNELKLLILDDFLTSLDMANRKKIARFIIDDFEEYQIIILTHNIQFNNLLKKMINPTRWDTKILFTMKEDDLIVAKVKDKNDNYIEEAKNFINTPNYDLAIAGNLLRKAFEGIVNEFEQLLEIGKVERLQKVLEALENDDSYFYDTPHEVLETLIKDFENMFQNTQQPDDAKIRQIKNKINAIKNNKITFKIEDGTEKSYHLLKRTEFYKNILMNPSSHNDSETEIYKEECENTIFLLEELNKLLEKLKEN
- a CDS encoding thioredoxin family protein, which codes for MKVSFKRVIILLFISVFFNMSINAQEGKIVGGSMHEIPSWFKESFLDINEDIEEAKSKNRHYMIFLDLEGCPYCAKMLKENFIKENKTSEFIKKYFDVIELNVKGSREVTWIDDTTLTEKELATKLEIQYSPTILFFNENKEIVVRVNGYRSPSDFKYILEYVQGEHYKNMSLTEYVNKIEKQTLYTFKENKMFKNINDLSKITSPLAVIFEDGSCTQCDYFNDKVLKNKDVINEFKKFTVVRLDANSTKEIIDVDGNKTTPKEWAQKINLDYRPGVLLYDNKKLISTIDALLYSFHFKEVLRYVSGKFYEKYPKSYLDYLKVRQDELLKQGINIDLAE